Proteins from a single region of Fusobacterium gonidiaformans ATCC 25563:
- the rho gene encoding transcription termination factor Rho: protein MEILESFLVNELYEVAKQLGVPCKKGLKKGEIKILLEKYFEENPNHTMASGYLEVLPDGYGFLRNTSVEKDIYISASQIRKFKLRTGDLVMGEVRKPTGEEKNFAVTKILRINNGNLAAAESRIPFEDLVPAYPTEQFHLETGKESISSRVIDMVAPIGKGQRALIIAPPKAGKTMLISSIANSLIRNYPKTEVWILLIDERPEEVTDIKENVTGAEVYASTFDEDPRNHIKVTESILEKAKRKVEDGEDIVILMDSLTRLARAYNIIIPSSGKLISGGIDPTALYYPKNFFGTARNIRGGGSLTIIATVLVDTGSKMDDVIYEEFKSTGNCDIHLDRHLSELRIFPAIDIQKSGTRKEELLIGKKKLDKVWKIRRMLSKMDRATAAQTLIRGMKKTENNEGLLSLFIKEGEH, encoded by the coding sequence ATGGAAATATTAGAATCTTTTTTGGTTAATGAATTGTATGAGGTTGCAAAACAGTTGGGGGTACCTTGTAAAAAAGGTTTAAAAAAAGGAGAGATTAAAATATTGTTAGAAAAATATTTTGAAGAAAATCCAAATCATACGATGGCTTCAGGCTATTTAGAAGTGTTGCCTGATGGTTATGGTTTTTTACGGAATACTTCCGTAGAGAAAGATATCTATATTTCTGCTTCACAAATTCGAAAGTTTAAACTTCGAACGGGGGATCTCGTTATGGGAGAAGTACGAAAACCTACCGGAGAAGAAAAAAATTTTGCAGTTACAAAAATATTAAGAATTAATAATGGAAATTTGGCAGCAGCGGAATCTAGAATTCCTTTTGAAGATTTAGTTCCTGCTTATCCTACGGAACAATTTCATTTAGAAACAGGAAAAGAGAGTATTTCGAGTAGAGTGATAGATATGGTAGCACCCATTGGAAAAGGACAAAGAGCTCTGATTATTGCTCCTCCAAAAGCAGGGAAAACAATGCTAATTAGCAGCATTGCCAATTCTTTGATTCGAAATTATCCGAAGACGGAAGTTTGGATATTATTGATAGATGAAAGACCGGAAGAAGTAACAGATATTAAAGAGAATGTTACAGGAGCGGAAGTCTATGCTTCCACTTTTGATGAAGATCCAAGAAATCATATCAAAGTAACCGAGAGCATCTTAGAGAAAGCAAAAAGAAAGGTGGAAGATGGAGAAGATATTGTCATTTTAATGGATTCTTTGACTAGGCTGGCACGAGCCTATAACATCATTATTCCTTCCAGTGGAAAGTTGATTTCAGGAGGAATTGATCCAACGGCTTTATATTATCCTAAAAATTTCTTTGGAACCGCTAGAAATATTCGTGGCGGAGGGAGTTTAACGATTATAGCTACTGTCCTAGTAGATACGGGAAGTAAGATGGATGATGTGATTTATGAAGAATTTAAGTCTACAGGAAACTGTGACATTCATTTGGATAGACATCTATCCGAGCTTCGTATTTTTCCGGCAATTGATATTCAAAAATCTGGGACAAGAAAGGAAGAGTTACTCATCGGGAAAAAGAAATTAGATAAAGTTTGGAAAATAAGACGAATGCTTTCCAAGATGGATAGAGCAACAGCTGCACAAACTTTAATTCGTGGAATGAAAAAGACGGAAAATAACGAAGGTTTACTTTCGCTATTTATAAAGGAAGGAGAACACTAG
- a CDS encoding peptidoglycan DD-metalloendopeptidase family protein, protein MKQRGSIVILSVIILFLFVRLQEESKKEIVNLEEFTDYYETSVADNGGFELIESFYNFERVYNFPNQYIEVAKKEEETKKEETKYPKKSTYIVRKGDTPSKIAARFGMSLNSFRANNPNMDKSFKVGTSVNVVSEDGVFYKLQKGDSVSRIAVKYKVKAADIVKYNNISPKKMRVGQEIFLKSPDYKAFLEKEKPKLTKKEIDKKLKEKQEKEDQKIYAENKKTGKKSKQKQEQVNEGENVETSSGDSGEVASTGGGGGFSMPVRYAGVSSPYGSRFHPILKRYIFHSGVDLVAKYVPLRAAKSGVVTFAGNMSGYGKIIIIKHDNGYETRYAHLSQISTRVGERVERGELIGKTGNTGRTTGPHLHFEIRRSGKTLNPMKYL, encoded by the coding sequence ATGAAACAACGAGGAAGCATAGTTATTCTGAGTGTGATCATTTTATTTCTTTTCGTTCGTTTGCAAGAAGAATCTAAAAAAGAAATTGTAAATTTAGAAGAATTTACAGATTACTATGAAACTTCGGTAGCGGATAATGGAGGATTTGAACTTATTGAAAGTTTTTATAATTTTGAAAGAGTTTATAACTTTCCAAATCAATATATAGAGGTAGCTAAGAAGGAAGAAGAAACTAAGAAAGAGGAAACAAAATATCCAAAAAAATCAACGTATATTGTTAGAAAGGGAGATACCCCTTCTAAAATTGCAGCGAGATTTGGGATGAGTTTAAATAGTTTTCGAGCAAACAATCCAAATATGGATAAAAGTTTCAAAGTTGGAACTAGTGTTAATGTGGTTTCAGAAGACGGAGTATTTTATAAGTTGCAAAAAGGAGATTCTGTGAGCCGAATTGCTGTTAAGTATAAGGTAAAGGCAGCAGATATTGTAAAATATAATAATATCAGCCCTAAAAAGATGAGGGTTGGACAAGAAATTTTCTTAAAAAGTCCTGATTATAAAGCATTTTTAGAAAAAGAAAAACCAAAATTGACCAAAAAAGAAATTGATAAGAAGTTAAAAGAAAAACAAGAAAAAGAAGATCAAAAAATCTATGCTGAAAATAAAAAAACAGGTAAAAAATCGAAACAAAAACAGGAGCAAGTCAACGAAGGAGAGAATGTAGAGACAAGTTCCGGTGACAGTGGAGAAGTAGCTTCTACTGGAGGAGGAGGAGGTTTCTCTATGCCGGTTCGTTATGCAGGAGTCTCCAGCCCTTATGGTTCTCGTTTCCATCCTATTTTGAAGAGATATATTTTCCACTCGGGAGTTGACTTGGTGGCAAAATATGTTCCGTTGAGAGCAGCGAAATCCGGTGTAGTAACTTTTGCCGGAAATATGAGTGGATATGGAAAAATTATTATTATTAAGCATGATAATGGGTATGAAACAAGATATGCCCATTTGAGCCAAATTTCCACTCGAGTAGGAGAAAGAGTAGAACGAGGAGAACTCATTGGAAAAACAGGAAATACAGGAAGAACAACAGGACCACATTTACATTTTGAAATTAGACGTTCCGGAAAAACATTAAATCCAATGAAGTATCTATAA